In Ochrobactrum sp. Marseille-Q0166, a single genomic region encodes these proteins:
- a CDS encoding microcin C ABC transporter permease YejB gives MGAYILRRLLLMIPTILGIMAISFAVVQFAPGGPVERVIAQLSGQGGDALDRISGGGADAGQAGMDSGSVNSKYRGAQGLDPQFIADLEKQFGFDKPPLERFGHMLWSYLSFDFGRSYFRDISVIDLIKEKMPVSISLGLWLTFLSYLISIPLGIRKAIKEGTRFDTWTSAIIIVGYAIPSFLFAILLVVLFAGGSFFDWFPLRGLTSPDFAQMSLMGKIGDYLWHMVLPVTALVLSAFATTTLLTKNSFLEEIRKQYVTTARAKGLTEHQVLYRHVFRNAMLIVIAGFPGAFISAFFTGSLLIETIFSLDGLGLLGYQSIINRDYPVVFASLFIFSLIGLLVGLLSDLMYTWIDPRIDFDRRDV, from the coding sequence ATGGGCGCATATATTTTACGCCGCCTGCTTTTGATGATCCCAACCATTCTTGGCATCATGGCCATATCTTTCGCTGTCGTTCAGTTTGCACCCGGTGGTCCTGTTGAGCGCGTCATTGCGCAGCTCTCTGGTCAAGGCGGCGACGCTCTTGATCGCATTTCCGGTGGCGGCGCTGACGCCGGACAAGCGGGAATGGATAGTGGCTCGGTCAATTCCAAATATCGCGGTGCACAGGGGCTTGATCCGCAATTCATTGCCGATCTTGAAAAGCAGTTTGGCTTTGATAAACCTCCGCTTGAACGCTTCGGACATATGCTATGGAGTTACCTGAGCTTTGATTTTGGCCGCAGTTACTTCCGCGACATAAGCGTGATCGATCTTATTAAAGAAAAGATGCCGGTTTCCATATCGCTGGGCCTTTGGCTCACTTTTCTCTCCTATCTGATCTCGATTCCCCTCGGCATTCGCAAGGCAATCAAGGAAGGCACCCGCTTCGATACATGGACCAGCGCGATCATCATCGTCGGCTATGCCATTCCAAGCTTCCTGTTTGCCATTCTACTGGTCGTGCTTTTTGCCGGCGGCTCATTCTTCGACTGGTTCCCACTGCGTGGTCTTACCTCGCCAGACTTTGCACAAATGTCGTTGATGGGAAAAATCGGCGATTATCTTTGGCACATGGTTTTGCCAGTAACGGCTCTGGTCCTGTCGGCCTTTGCCACTACGACGCTTCTAACCAAGAACTCGTTTCTGGAAGAAATCCGCAAACAATATGTAACCACGGCACGCGCCAAGGGACTAACCGAACATCAGGTGCTTTATCGCCACGTGTTCCGCAATGCGATGCTGATCGTGATTGCCGGTTTTCCTGGGGCCTTCATCTCCGCTTTCTTTACCGGATCACTGCTGATTGAAACAATCTTTTCGCTCGATGGGCTAGGACTGCTCGGCTATCAGTCGATCATCAATCGCGATTATCCGGTAGTATTTGCCAGCTTGTTTATTTTCTCACTGATTGGCCTTCTGGTCGGCTTGTTGTCTGATCTAATGTACACATGGATTGATCCGCGCATCGATTTTGACCGGAGGGACGTGTGA
- a CDS encoding ABC transporter permease yields the protein MTDTTLSSRVKPVKRPFLSPLNRRRWQNFKANRRGYWSLWIFLFLLLAALCSEFIANDKPILVSYKGELLTPVFVDYPEEKFGGFYAVTDYRDPVIQEEIANNGWAIWPPVRYSFNTVNNDIPEAAPSKPFWLYTAEQRCQRYPLGVNDPNCIVGNFNWLGTDDQARDVFARALYGFRISVLFGLILTFFSAIIGVTAGAVQGYFGGWVDLIFQRVIEIWSSIPVLYLLLIIAAILPPGFWVLLGIMLLFSWVAFVGVVRAEFLRARNFEYVNAARALGVKNGTIMWRHLLPNAMVATLTFLPFILNGSITTLTALDFLGFGLPPGSASLGELLAQGKNNLQAPWLGITGFVVISVMLSLLIFIGEATRDAFDPRKAFQ from the coding sequence ATGACTGACACTACACTTTCCTCTCGCGTAAAGCCTGTAAAACGCCCGTTTCTTTCGCCGCTCAATCGTCGTCGCTGGCAGAATTTCAAGGCCAATAGGCGCGGTTACTGGTCGCTATGGATTTTCTTGTTCTTACTCTTGGCTGCGCTCTGCTCCGAGTTTATCGCCAATGACAAACCGATCCTCGTTTCCTACAAGGGCGAGTTGCTGACACCGGTTTTTGTCGATTACCCGGAAGAGAAATTCGGCGGTTTTTATGCGGTCACCGATTATCGCGATCCGGTGATACAGGAAGAAATCGCCAATAATGGCTGGGCTATCTGGCCCCCAGTTCGCTATTCTTTCAATACAGTCAACAATGACATTCCGGAAGCTGCTCCATCAAAGCCCTTCTGGCTTTATACGGCAGAACAGCGTTGCCAGCGCTATCCGCTGGGCGTGAATGATCCCAATTGCATTGTTGGAAATTTCAACTGGCTCGGTACTGATGATCAGGCGCGCGATGTCTTTGCGCGTGCACTTTATGGCTTCCGCATTTCCGTGCTGTTTGGCCTGATCCTCACCTTCTTCTCTGCAATCATCGGCGTGACTGCTGGTGCAGTGCAAGGCTATTTCGGCGGCTGGGTGGATCTGATCTTCCAGCGTGTGATCGAAATCTGGTCATCAATCCCGGTACTTTATCTGCTTTTGATTATCGCTGCGATATTACCGCCCGGATTCTGGGTCTTGCTGGGCATTATGCTGCTGTTCTCATGGGTCGCCTTTGTCGGCGTTGTGCGTGCCGAGTTTTTGCGGGCCAGAAACTTTGAATATGTGAATGCAGCTCGCGCGCTGGGCGTAAAGAACGGCACCATCATGTGGCGACATCTTTTGCCCAATGCGATGGTGGCAACACTCACCTTTCTACCGTTTATTCTCAATGGTTCGATCACGACACTGACAGCGCTCGATTTTCTGGGGTTTGGCCTGCCGCCCGGTTCGGCTTCGCTTGGCGAGTTGCTCGCTCAGGGCAAGAACAATCTTCAAGCCCCTTGGCTTGGCATTACAGGCTTTGTGGTGATCTCGGTCATGCTGTCGCTGCTGATCTTCATCGGTGAAGCGACACGCGATGCATTCGATCCGAGAAAGGCGTTTCAATGA